The DNA window CTTATTTGGGTTAATCATTACGAGGTCACCGGAATGTGAATCATAGTAGATATAGTATGTATCACCTTCTCTAAATTTGTCATCTTCATTTAAATTATAAACAACCTCCTTATCATTAACTTCTACAGTAGTTTCTCCTTTAACAAATGTAACTTTGTCACCACCTCGGTGTTCAAGCTTTATAATCTTGTTACCATTGATTGATTCAGATCCACCCACAATACTCAACTGGGGCGCCTGTTTAGGAATACCATCAGATTGTTCTTGATTGTCATCTGTCTGGTTTGTTGTGTCATCAGAATCGTTCTCATCAGGCGATGATGTGCAACCTATACCCATTAAAACCAGTAAAATAATTATAATAGTTATTGTTTTTTTGTTCATATAATCCCTATATCGATACACTACAAGAGTTATTATTTTTTCTTTTTATCAGTACCAGATTTGACAAAACCTACTAATAGAATAATACCGCCAATAACTATTCCAGCCGTAGAACCATATTTTATAATTTTCATGGTCTGATATTCTTCTTTTGATTCGTCATCAATTTCCCTTACTATTTCATCAAAAACACCATATTGGTTCATTTCATCTATTTGATCACTAACATACATATTCAGTAGTAGTGACGCTACCAAAATTGCCGACCCTATAATAATCGCACCAGCATCCATATTATTAAAACTCCTTTGTTTAGTATTCTAATAGCAATTTATTAGCGTAATTAATATACCGTTTTCTTGAAACTAGCCTGACTATTAATTAGTTATTCTGGTTATAACTCTCCAGTTAATCGGTATAATTACTGATTAAAAATTAAGTAACAATTTATAAATATTTTTGGCATAAAAATTATACTTAGGTATATAAGCATGAAAAATGGAATTGAAAATTTCATTGCAGAAGTGGTGGCATTTATAGTCCTTTTTGTATTCGCTGTTTGGTTTTTTTTATATATTTACCCAAATAAGCAGTAATTTATAATCAATGCACCCATGCCAACCTTTTCTTGATTTCAGCTTTCTCTGCATCAGTGAAAGGCAAACCCTGATAATGCCTCATTGAAGTGAGGTTGTCATGACCCTGCCTTAAACAGATGCTTGTTAGTGGCATTCCAGAGGTAACCATCCAGCTCTCAATTGACTTTCTTGTGGTTTTAGCACTGAAACCTTTAGGGTCCATATCGGCTTTTTCAGCCCATCTCTTCATGTTCTCTCCCCAGACATCCAGTCTTGGAGGATTAGGACCTTTGAAGAAATACCTCATAACCATGTCAAACTGTGGAGGTAGAGGATATATATACCTTTCAGGTTGTTTCCTCTTGCTTTTCTTCTGTGCAAATTCAGGTAGATGTATGGCTTTTTTTCTGGGCCACCACCAATCCGGATACTGGTATAACCTCTGCAGCTCCACGTATCTCATGCCGGACCAGAACAGGATTTCAAATATCGTCCTGAGATAATCTTTAGGGATCTGTTCACTAAGGGCATCGTACTCAAACGGTCCGATTATCTTTGTACCTTTAACCAGGATATCTTCTGATATTTTTATACCTCCTACTTGCCCCATAGTTTTGTTAATATTTAGGGATTTTCGTAAAATAAGAGGTTGAATTGGTGTATAATATCTAGAAAAATCTGACAAAAATCCCATAATTTTATGTCAAAACTATGGGTAATTCATACTCTTTATTTTGATGATTTGAGAGAAAAATAGTTTTAAAATGCATTAAGCGCAGGTATAAACCTGCGGTCTATTACTGGATATGAGTTATAATTATAAAAAAGTTATTAAATCGTATTTAGGTACGATATCAAAAGATAAAAAATTAAATGGTTTTAGCCCTCTATACCCCTTCAAACTCGTCAACTTTTTCTTCTAAAACCATTGATTCTGGTTAATCACTCATTCTTAACTATATAAAGGTCACAAAGTTCACTTAGTTTTTCAGAAACAGGATGAATAGTTAAGAAAATATATGTTCTACCTTGTTGTCGAGCTGATTGAACAAGCTGGACTATTGCTTTTTCTTGTTCATATAATACATTTTCATCTAATTTTTTATCTAACTGTTCAATAATAACTAAATTAGATTCAGGTTTGAAATTGAAGTGTTCCAATTTTGACGCTCTGATAATCTCACGATCATTTGCAAAGCATTTTGACAATTCATCAGCTGTTATATAAAAATTAGTTGTTTTGGAAAATTTTGAGTTTTTGTACCCTTTTAAGATACAAAAATTGATATCTTCAAAAGTTTTCACATGGCTTTTTGCAACAATATTGTCTTCCTTTCCAAGGATGTCATTTAATGGTTTCATATTCATCTCCACTTATTACACAAATTGCACTTAGGTCAATATTTATAACTAATTATTGTTCATGAAACCTTGCGTGCAGACATTCATTTACCAAATCCTATTTTATCGAATTCAAAATCTTCAAGTTGTCCAGATAACCTTATTTTCTATTATGAGCTTTTAACAATTGCATTTGTTGATCTCTGATTCTGTCTGTCAAGGTAACTCCAAACATTTGTTTATGCTTTTTATCCATCAAACCCCAAATTGTTTTAGGATTACCAGATGCGTCACTCATTTAATCAGCTCCACTATAATGCACCAACCAACCGATTTCATAACCTGTTACAAACCTTTTACCGCAATTTGGCTCCTGACACTCCCAGTATATGCAAACCTCATCTCCGTCTGAGGATACTACTGGTTTCCTGAACTGTCGGCAGTTTGAGCTTCCGCAGTTATTGCATCCGAATTCTCCCATGGCATCCCTCTTGTTCAAACTATGAATGATTCTTGTTCCTCTTCGTATGCTGGCTGCTGCAGGGTATGAATTAGATCTATTATCTGGCTGTAACCTTTTTGCTCTTCTTCCGGTAGGAAATCGAGCAAATCATCCAACTGTTTCTGTAACTTGTCACCGTCCTCTTCTGACATTTTTACAACGTAGATTCCCATTTTAATCAGCTCCTTCAAATTCAAACGGATCATAATCGCAGTTAGAACATAATGCCTTGTTTTCATCGCCGAAAATCGATTTTACTGTGTATAACTGAGCTCCATTTTGACCACAAATATCGCATTCCGTTTAATCATCTCCTGTTTCATCGATTATTTTGACTATTCCATGTACCATTTCCATATGTAGACCCATGTCATTATAATCCAAATCTCCTTCATTTGTCTCATATCCACATATTGTACATTTCAAATGATGATCTCCCATAATTCAGGCCTCCTGCTTCTCAGCAAAACCATCCTGTTGGATTTCTGACATCCTTTCCTGTAGATGCTGCAGACCTAATTCCTGAACTTCATCGAAGTCCCAACCCATATCCATGCAGACCATTCGAGCCTGTATCAA is part of the Methanohalobium evestigatum Z-7303 genome and encodes:
- a CDS encoding site-specific integrase is translated as MGQVGGIKISEDILVKGTKIIGPFEYDALSEQIPKDYLRTIFEILFWSGMRYVELQRLYQYPDWWWPRKKAIHLPEFAQKKSKRKQPERYIYPLPPQFDMVMRYFFKGPNPPRLDVWGENMKRWAEKADMDPKGFSAKTTRKSIESWMVTSGMPLTSICLRQGHDNLTSMRHYQGLPFTDAEKAEIKKRLAWVH